One region of Natronorubrum aibiense genomic DNA includes:
- a CDS encoding AbrB/MazE/SpoVT family DNA-binding domain-containing protein: MSSDHTNAESKVSGNQANIPARIRRELEIDDGDHLRWQIEDDGSIRVDVIQQQTGTFAEFDGYDGETATDVTAEHDAWGVDTE, translated from the coding sequence ATGAGCAGCGACCACACCAACGCCGAAAGCAAGGTCTCGGGAAACCAGGCTAATATTCCCGCTCGAATTCGCCGTGAACTCGAGATCGATGATGGTGATCATCTTCGTTGGCAAATCGAAGATGATGGGAGTATTCGTGTTGACGTCATTCAGCAGCAAACAGGAACGTTTGCCGAGTTCGATGGGTACGACGGAGAGACGGCGACGGATGTGACCGCCGAACATGACGCTTGGGGCGTCGACACCGAATAG
- a CDS encoding HVO_A0556 family zinc finger protein, protein MTSSTTRSLQSERLFGTLEKRHCEFCDNGTLERDIYKGNNALVCSNCGVPTVQVWEE, encoded by the coding sequence ATGACCTCTTCCACAACTCGTTCGCTACAGTCGGAGCGCCTATTTGGAACGCTTGAGAAGCGTCACTGTGAATTCTGTGACAACGGCACACTCGAGCGAGACATCTATAAAGGAAACAACGCGCTTGTCTGCTCGAACTGTGGTGTGCCGACAGTCCAGGTCTGGGAAGAGTGA
- a CDS encoding PIN domain-containing protein — MPRALIDTTVLFAAAYRRDSAHDDALPIVQGIDSGSLPEAVVLDYVLAETLNGLTTHAGHDAAVDLLDRIEENARFHIESLNMDALATGKALFRQHKPLSFVDACIIAYMQTEGLGYLYAFDDDFDAADDVYRLNAATDPYDPK, encoded by the coding sequence ATGCCACGCGCACTGATTGATACGACTGTTCTCTTTGCAGCAGCATATCGCCGAGACAGCGCACATGACGATGCGCTTCCAATTGTACAGGGAATTGACAGTGGATCGCTCCCAGAAGCAGTCGTCCTCGATTACGTCCTCGCAGAAACACTCAACGGCCTTACTACTCATGCCGGGCACGATGCGGCTGTCGACCTTCTCGACCGAATTGAGGAAAATGCTCGCTTCCACATCGAGTCACTCAATATGGACGCCCTCGCGACAGGGAAGGCGCTATTCAGACAGCACAAACCGTTGTCGTTCGTTGATGCATGTATCATCGCGTACATGCAAACCGAGGGACTCGGCTACCTCTATGCGTTTGATGACGATTTTGATGCTGCTGACGACGTCTATCGACTCAACGCTGCAACAGATCCGTACGACCCGAAGTGA